A single region of the Geobacillus subterraneus genome encodes:
- the vrrA gene encoding VrrA/YqfQ family protein: protein MRYSRPPMMPSPFAGMPPAPFTRMPAGAPRPGGAGGLLARLFSRGQPPAAAPTSWGLPLLQNAAANTATTANTSGGFIGMLNNVQKMLGIAQNVMPMVQQYGPLIRNLPAMIRIFRELKPADEEEGETKPTESAPAKETKQKPAAQAAKKRSVPQAKRETPQEKQTPVAPRPSTPKLYI from the coding sequence ATGAGATACAGCCGTCCCCCGATGATGCCTTCCCCGTTTGCCGGGATGCCGCCCGCTCCGTTCACCCGCATGCCGGCTGGCGCTCCCCGCCCCGGCGGCGCCGGCGGTCTGCTCGCCCGCTTATTTTCGCGCGGACAGCCGCCGGCCGCCGCTCCGACCTCGTGGGGATTGCCGCTGCTGCAAAACGCCGCAGCCAACACCGCCACGACAGCGAACACAAGCGGCGGATTCATCGGCATGTTAAATAACGTGCAAAAAATGCTCGGCATCGCGCAAAACGTCATGCCTATGGTGCAGCAATATGGCCCGCTCATTCGCAACCTGCCGGCCATGATCCGCATTTTTCGCGAGCTGAAACCGGCCGATGAAGAAGAGGGGGAAACGAAACCGACAGAAAGCGCACCGGCAAAAGAAACGAAGCAAAAGCCGGCTGCGCAGGCGGCCAAAAAACGCTCCGTTCCACAGGCGAAGCGTGAAACACCGCAAGAAAAACAGACGCCGGTCGCGCCGAGGCCATCAACGCCGAAACTGTATATATAG